Proteins encoded by one window of Asterias rubens chromosome 18, eAstRub1.3, whole genome shotgun sequence:
- the LOC117302395 gene encoding soluble guanylate cyclase gcy-33-like isoform X1 yields MFERINGITVVDMLNRLYMCFDGRIDIYDVYKVETIGDAYMVVSGCPHLNGDKHTGEIATMALDLRSAIKQVQLPHDPERKLELRIGIHTGPCVAGVVGSKMPRYCLFGDTVNTASRMESNSLPNKIHASDVTYMALSKDSSYEMEKRGEINIKGKGMMNTYWLVSRKGYGEQNESMVCHIDFAKIRAQKKAAREAKKKAEEEKAKKKAEEEEARIKEEEAEAKKDEDEAGSTQKAEQNEAKKDEDEAGSTQKEELAEAKKDEEAELTIKEVVAVAKKDEAESRNKEEGAETTLDEEKHKSTIKIPQDESTNNKGETTLEGASNISPWTEATKEEKKSESINIEKAAEATLDEETHRSATKNIPQEEPKNIKGESTLEGASISPVLVFKPAATGASDHVESKAADKDNSNNK; encoded by the exons ATGTTTGAAAGGATCAATGGAATCACT GTGGTAGACATGTTGAATCGTTTATACATGTGTTTCGATGGCCGTATCGACATCTACGATGTATATAAAGTGGAGACGATTGGAGATGCCTACATGGTGGTCAGTGGTTGCCCTCATCTCAACGGGGATAAACATACCGGGGAGATCGCAACGATGGCCCTAGACCTTCGTAGTGCCATCAAGCAGGTCCAGTTGCCCCATGACCCGGAGAGAAAGCTAGAACTCCGAATCGGTATTCACACTG GGCCGTGTGTTGCGGGTGTCGTTGGTTCAAAGATGCCTCGATATTGTCTTTTCGGTGACACCGTAAATACAGCTTCAAGAATGGAGTCAAACAGTCTAC caaATAAGATCCACGCCAGTGACGTCACATACATGGCCCTGTCCAAAGACAGTTCGTACGAGATGGAAAAGCGAGGAGAAATTAACATCAAG GGAAAGGGTATGATGAATACTTACTGGTTGGTCAGCCGTAAAGGATACGGCGAGCAAAATGAAAGCATGGTGTGCCATATTGACTTCGCTAAGATCAGGGCCCAAAAGAAGGCTGCACGGGAGGCCAAAAAGaaagcagaagaagaaaaagccAAGAAGAAAGCAGAAGAAGAGGAGGCGAGAATTAAAGAAGAGGAAGCTGAGGCCAAAAAAGACGAGGACGAAGCAGGATCTACACAAAAAGCAGAGCAAAATGAGGCCAAGAAAGACGAGGACGAAGCAGGGTCCACACAAAAAGAAGAACTAGCTGAAGCTAAGAAAGATGAAGAAGCAGAACTCACAATTAAAGAAGTGGTGGCTGTGGCTAAGAAAGACGAAGCAGAGTCCAGAAACAAAGAAGAGGGAGCTGAGACTACGCTAgatgaagaaaaacacaagtCAACCattaaaattccacaagacGAGTCCACAAACAACAAAGGAGAGACGACACTTGAAGGCGCTAGTAACATTTCTCCCTGGACTGAGGctacaaaagaagaaaaaaaatcagagtcCATAAATATAGAAAAGGCAGCTGAAGCTACGCTTGATGAAGAAACACACAGGTCAGCCACTAAAAATATACCACAAGAGGAGCCTAAAAACATTAAAGGAGAGTcgacacttgagggcgctagcATTTCTCCTGTACTTGTTTTCAAACCGGCAGCAACGGGCGCGAGTGACCACGTGGAGTCAAAGGCAGCTGATAAAGATAATTCAAATAATAAGTGA
- the LOC117302395 gene encoding soluble guanylate cyclase gcy-33-like isoform X2 translates to MLNRLYMCFDGRIDIYDVYKVETIGDAYMVVSGCPHLNGDKHTGEIATMALDLRSAIKQVQLPHDPERKLELRIGIHTGPCVAGVVGSKMPRYCLFGDTVNTASRMESNSLPNKIHASDVTYMALSKDSSYEMEKRGEINIKGKGMMNTYWLVSRKGYGEQNESMVCHIDFAKIRAQKKAAREAKKKAEEEKAKKKAEEEEARIKEEEAEAKKDEDEAGSTQKAEQNEAKKDEDEAGSTQKEELAEAKKDEEAELTIKEVVAVAKKDEAESRNKEEGAETTLDEEKHKSTIKIPQDESTNNKGETTLEGASNISPWTEATKEEKKSESINIEKAAEATLDEETHRSATKNIPQEEPKNIKGESTLEGASISPVLVFKPAATGASDHVESKAADKDNSNNK, encoded by the exons ATGTTGAATCGTTTATACATGTGTTTCGATGGCCGTATCGACATCTACGATGTATATAAAGTGGAGACGATTGGAGATGCCTACATGGTGGTCAGTGGTTGCCCTCATCTCAACGGGGATAAACATACCGGGGAGATCGCAACGATGGCCCTAGACCTTCGTAGTGCCATCAAGCAGGTCCAGTTGCCCCATGACCCGGAGAGAAAGCTAGAACTCCGAATCGGTATTCACACTG GGCCGTGTGTTGCGGGTGTCGTTGGTTCAAAGATGCCTCGATATTGTCTTTTCGGTGACACCGTAAATACAGCTTCAAGAATGGAGTCAAACAGTCTAC caaATAAGATCCACGCCAGTGACGTCACATACATGGCCCTGTCCAAAGACAGTTCGTACGAGATGGAAAAGCGAGGAGAAATTAACATCAAG GGAAAGGGTATGATGAATACTTACTGGTTGGTCAGCCGTAAAGGATACGGCGAGCAAAATGAAAGCATGGTGTGCCATATTGACTTCGCTAAGATCAGGGCCCAAAAGAAGGCTGCACGGGAGGCCAAAAAGaaagcagaagaagaaaaagccAAGAAGAAAGCAGAAGAAGAGGAGGCGAGAATTAAAGAAGAGGAAGCTGAGGCCAAAAAAGACGAGGACGAAGCAGGATCTACACAAAAAGCAGAGCAAAATGAGGCCAAGAAAGACGAGGACGAAGCAGGGTCCACACAAAAAGAAGAACTAGCTGAAGCTAAGAAAGATGAAGAAGCAGAACTCACAATTAAAGAAGTGGTGGCTGTGGCTAAGAAAGACGAAGCAGAGTCCAGAAACAAAGAAGAGGGAGCTGAGACTACGCTAgatgaagaaaaacacaagtCAACCattaaaattccacaagacGAGTCCACAAACAACAAAGGAGAGACGACACTTGAAGGCGCTAGTAACATTTCTCCCTGGACTGAGGctacaaaagaagaaaaaaaatcagagtcCATAAATATAGAAAAGGCAGCTGAAGCTACGCTTGATGAAGAAACACACAGGTCAGCCACTAAAAATATACCACAAGAGGAGCCTAAAAACATTAAAGGAGAGTcgacacttgagggcgctagcATTTCTCCTGTACTTGTTTTCAAACCGGCAGCAACGGGCGCGAGTGACCACGTGGAGTCAAAGGCAGCTGATAAAGATAATTCAAATAATAAGTGA